A window from Acidobacteriota bacterium encodes these proteins:
- a CDS encoding EAL domain-containing protein has product MEFNRKDLQNELISLRASLYDVNTRLPAYGACFETLKQMTEDRYLGVVLLQVSDLERLESVFGFDRYEGILRRAAFHIQDVNNREFGGQLLVTQRGIFDDQFCVFAPYSLLSTGALLALERIARRIYGALEDELALHEVPGLSLHLGYSMLHYNPFLRFERLVHRVIEETAALAQRQEETELVLHELELRQILTRQAIHSVFQPIVHLESGEILGYEALARGPAGTPYEWPEALFTFARQSRLSRQLDHQCKMAALEAARNRPEGKKL; this is encoded by the coding sequence TTGGAATTCAACCGAAAGGACCTTCAGAACGAGCTCATTTCTCTCCGAGCCTCCCTGTACGACGTCAACACCCGTCTCCCCGCCTACGGCGCCTGCTTCGAGACGCTCAAACAGATGACCGAGGACCGCTATCTCGGAGTGGTGTTGCTGCAGGTCTCGGACCTGGAGCGGCTCGAGTCGGTCTTCGGGTTCGACCGGTACGAAGGCATACTCCGCCGCGCGGCCTTTCACATCCAGGACGTGAACAACCGCGAATTCGGGGGCCAGCTCCTGGTCACCCAGCGGGGTATCTTCGATGACCAGTTCTGCGTCTTTGCCCCCTATTCCCTCCTGTCCACGGGCGCCCTGCTGGCCCTGGAGCGCATCGCGAGGAGGATCTACGGAGCCCTCGAGGACGAACTGGCCCTTCACGAGGTCCCGGGGCTGTCTCTCCACCTCGGCTATTCCATGCTCCACTACAACCCCTTTCTCCGATTCGAAAGGCTCGTCCACCGGGTCATCGAGGAGACGGCCGCCCTCGCCCAACGCCAGGAGGAGACGGAACTGGTCCTCCACGAGCTGGAGCTCCGGCAAATTCTGACGCGGCAGGCCATCCACTCGGTCTTTCAGCCGATCGTCCACCTCGAGTCCGGAGAGATCCTTGGGTACGAGGCGCTCGCCCGGGGGCCGGCCGGAACCCCTTACGAATGGCCTGAGGCGCTCTTCACCTTCGCGCGCCAGTCGCGCCTGAGCCGCCAGCTGGACCACCAGTGCAAGATGGCCGCCCTGGAGGCGGCGAGGAATCGGCCCGAAGGAAAGAAACT